The following nucleotide sequence is from Hevea brasiliensis isolate MT/VB/25A 57/8 chromosome 7, ASM3005281v1, whole genome shotgun sequence.
TTTTCTCAATAGTATATATTCAACAGCAGTGCCAAACAGACAATATATCTCTCTTTGTGTGTGTTTTTGCATTGTCATTGTTACTTCTACTAAAATACTGATACATTTCGTATgacaattatatatatttttattattattcctTTTCTAATAAAATTGTATGCATAATGAGTCAATCTCAAGCTTAGATTGCTTTCACTAATGAGCCAAGCTCAAGCTCACCCATTTGCTTTGTTAAACGAGATAAAGTCAAATCAAGCTAGAGTCTAGATTGATCTTATAAAAATTTGGTTAACCAAGCTTGAGCTCTTCAAATCTTAGCTTGGTTCAGCTCATTCACAGTTATCAGGAACAATATACATAGTAGTAAGTTTAAAAAATATTGTGTGTTTGTGCATACCTGTTTACCGAAAGAGAATGGAACATATCTGTACTTGACCATGTGCATTATTTGTCTCCTCATAGTGAGAACAAAAAGTAATAGCCAATAGAAAAGGAGTATTGGCCAAAAGACAGGTACATCAAAGACAGCAAAGAATGTCATGAGAAAAGCAATGCAGAAAGCTTTGGTAATAGAGTACCTAAACAAGAGCAAAATGGAGAAACTTCAATAAATAGAAGCAAAAAAGAAAGTAGAGGTTTCACAATTCCAGCATAAATATGGAAAATGGTAGCAAAAATAATAGATAAAACCACCAGCATTGCATGCAATAATACTCTTAAATGAATCCTTAAGAATCCAATACAAACCAAGAATACAAACTAATAAAAACAGTGTCTTAAGGAATACATTTGCAAATTGCAACCAAAAAATAGACACACTGCTTTGATTTTATCAGGTGAAATCCCATCTCCACCCATCTCATAATTCAGGCTATATagatattttaatttcaagcctcgcatattggtaatattctaattgcttttttttttttttatcaaccaTTTTCTATATATCCTGTTAGTTTTCAAAATGGAGCATTATTTTATTTGTCAGATAAATTATCCTAATTGCCTTTCTAATTGTCAATATTCACAGCAACAAGCATATGAAACTCTATGGGTCTATTTTCTTGTAGAAAACAATTTTCTATTTCTGATTTTCCATTTTATAAGAAAAAACTTCAGTTTTTCATTtgccataaaaataattaaaaaagcgTTCACCtgtcaataataataaaataaattctaatttgaaaattttttaaaaataattcctcatacatttcataataaaaaaaccattacaaaatatatttcaaattatattttaatttaaaaatttttaatatgcgttattattttttataacatacttaattttttatcattgtaaataaatatttttttaaataattatttaattttagttatgaaaaaatttatagtataattttaataatagaaAATTTATGGTTTTTCATTTGAAAAACTAACATTTTTGTTATAAAGAAAAAGtttcttaattaaattttgaaaaacttAAAAACGAGTTTTCCAGTTATCCGTATGAATTCGAaactcaaattttcagttttcatagaaaattttttcaGTTTTAAGAGTCGAAAATTTCAAGGAGCATATTGTCCATATGATGCAACAAATCAAGAATTTCAAAATCGTTAATCTAACCatcaaaaaaaaatccaaatcaaGTTTAATTCCCCTCATAAACAATTGTTTTCACTCTAATTTCACATGCATTATGATCCATAACAATTAACCAACAACACTATCATGATCACGAACGACCAAatatataaacaaataaatagaaaaaaataggTCAAACAAGTAGAACGAATCAGGAGTGATCAATCGTACCAGAACTTGAATTCGGGGAGGCGGCGAACAAAGGGGCGGAACTCGTCGGATCCACGGGTGGGGAGGGAAGGCCCGTCATGGATCTCAGGGTCAATCTGAGGAGACAGAAACCCTATCAAGAGGTTAAGCATATAGATGCCAAGGCCGTAGGTGATGATGTAAAAACCCTGGACGAAGTACACGCGTATGGCGTAGATGAGAGCAACGAAGAGACAGGCGATCCATCGGTAAAGGATATAAGGAACCGTCTTGTCCAGCAGATGCTGGTAACGTCGCGACAAGGCGAATGTCCACCGCGACAAGATGGTGGCGGGGGACGAAGATAGGGAGGAGAGATCATCTCCGGCGAGGGCTCCACCAGGCTGTACGGTGTCCATTGTGGGGCCCAGAAGTGAGTAGTTATTGTGATGAACGTCTTTATAGGGGAGGGTTTGTCTCTGTGTGCCAGTGGTTTTGTGTTGGGTGAATTTGGGGTTGTGCGTGCTTTTGTTGGGTCTACGGCTCTCTTCTTCCGGTGAATTTGTTATCTGCTTATTCTCTACTCACCGCTTGCTTGATTTCTtatcttattaaataataaatccataattatttattttttcttttctttttttaatttttattcttaatttattatttattaaggaGCGGTAACATTtagttttatgatttttttttaatggcaaaaaattttttaaccttTTTTTGGTACATTTCACATTTCTGCACTTGTCatatatattcataattttaatatttttatctaaaattttttattatcttttgatataatatgttattattatatattaattattaatataataatataataatttttatttttataatataaatattatatgtgtatttataatttttaaattaaattaaaaaaataaaaatgtatcaataaaaaaataatagaagtgaaatttattatgaaaaatttattattataatttaattttataattaatattatatatatatatataactatttattattttgttagtttatatattttcatgttaatttttttaataatgaagTCTTTAGTTTATCAAGACtaattaacttttaaaattttataatttttataaaacatatataattagcatgaaaattttaaatttttttaatccttcttattaatttatagatataatagtaaaataaatttaatttgatataGTTCGATATAATGttgatattttttatttctagttattttcaactcaatttttaattttatttattaaaattaattatgaacatccatattaataaatattaatattattaatttttatttgatatataatattttacataattttatattttttatgatatagagaaaaattttaaaataaaattaataaatatattaacattaataaattaatagctaaaattttctttttatataaaaatataaaaattatgttaatagaataaaaaatactaatgttaatatattattatttttattaaaatgattatagtaaaaatcatataaataattattcagcttatgataaaatattttattaaattaatttataatgtatttttaaattaaattttttataattatttatctaaaaataaacatcaaatttcaataaaaaaaaattgttaaatctaaaaaaattaaaattctattaaatgatataatacttgtattcatataaaaattagactcttttttttatcaaatatcaatttgtgtttatatttaaatataaatttattaaattaaaataataattttatatttaaaatataatttttaattctttttatatgtATTTATTATTTGCTAAGTTAGAATAAAATTATAGTATTAAATATTATCATATTTTTCTATGTACacacattaatatttttaaatttttaataatgtatcattttaaaataaaaaaaaatattataaattttagtcATCctgttaattatattaattttataattaaacttaattttttaaataatatacaattatctttttaaattttttgctcatatatataatttgttttatatgtgtaattatatattattttaaaaattttagacaTATATTACATATTGTTATTAAATACATTTTTATAAATCAacgaatattaattttttttataatgtttttttcatatatatataaagccTATCAATAAATGTATTAACTTATATATTAATacaataattaagaattttaaaaatgtatttataattaaaaatacaaaattattttatataaaatattttttaataaacttagaagaaattaaattcaaaaaattcaaaaaattaataaaagaattcaTATGTTTAactgataaaaattatttttttattttttacataaatttaaatattattatattaaaatatttttcataaataattacaattaagatagagataaaaaaatttattaaaatttattaaaaatattattcatataaataaaatacttcctatttttgtaaataatataaatcatgaaagtatttttataaaattttattttaaatatattttaataaaaatttaatcaaataaaatttaaatataagtaagattaagaattttagattacacaaactttaaaattatataaataattaaattttaagtcataaaaattttaaatttatataaatattaaaattcaattaaataacataaaatataattataaatattataaatagtaAAGAGCAATTTGGGTAAAACTAATGTTCATCTCTCCCTTCACACACATATATAGTTTTATAATAGTTTTAGGATTAGTGTTTATTTTTGGAGATTAAGGCTAACTAAATCACATATAAGCTTATTAGAATGGCTAGCATGACTatgcaaataactttaaaaaagtagtcataaaataataaagtaattattattattgataaagaaaaaatcttataattttaagtttttagattaaaaaaatacattttcttataagtattttatattttatgttattaatagaaaatattttactaAAGTTGTAATGTGCTAATTAAGGTGTtaagataataaataaaaaaatataaaagcaaacaatattaataatattaatttttaagttacactaaaaaatataatatgatctaaataaaaaaataaatcatttatCAAATGAGAAACAACTCTAAAAATATAGTTATACAAATCATAgttgatgggtatcatatcagttacATATCAGTTATcgactttattttttaaaatttatcaaatgtcTATCAGCTACCGATTGCACATAAAAGATAAACCAAATAAATATAATTTGAGAGTTTTTTTACCGGGTTTGTTTTTCTTTATTAGTCCAATTCAATTGATATGCAAACTATAATTATTTCTCTATCCAAAtcaaaaagaatttaaaataaatgagcttttaatttttatattaactaataaaattaatatttttttagcagaatgattttattataaaaaaaggaaattatataaaaatattttaaaatttcacaCTTGGATATCTTGaaatctttaatttaatttttgataaaatgATATCATGAATTTTAATCTATTAGTATTTTAAGTATAaatgatttattaaaaaaataaatgatttaACATCGTTAATTTTGCTGATATGTCagtataaatttaatgaaataatatatttaaaaatgtcttaaatctcataaattatatgaaaataaatatatatatatatatatatatatatatatatatatatatatatatatatatatatatatatatatattcttgatTGTACATTAAGACGTCaataaaactaatgaaatcaaaatAGTTGCGATAACAAAGTAAAACTCAAAAatgccattttat
It contains:
- the LOC110652649 gene encoding protein RER1A, which produces MDTVQPGGALAGDDLSSLSSSPATILSRWTFALSRRYQHLLDKTVPYILYRWIACLFVALIYAIRVYFVQGFYIITYGLGIYMLNLLIGFLSPQIDPEIHDGPSLPTRGSDEFRPFVRRLPEFKFWYSITKAFCIAFLMTFFAVFDVPVFWPILLFYWLLLFVLTMRRQIMHMVKYRYVPFSFGKQRYDGKKAPSTDSMSLPRD